A part of Prionailurus viverrinus isolate Anna chromosome E1, UM_Priviv_1.0, whole genome shotgun sequence genomic DNA contains:
- the LGALS9 gene encoding galectin-9 isoform X2 codes for MALSSSQPPYLNPIIPFSGKIQGGLQDGLKITLTGNVLYYNGTRFAVNFHSGPSDNDIAFHFNPRFEEGGYVVCNTKQNGCWGPEERKMHMPFQMGNPFELCFLVDSYNFKVTVNGSHFVQYSHRVPFHRVDTLSISGAVHLSYIGFQSPGTWQANAAPITQTVIHTMQSAPGQMFLNPVIPPMAYPNPTYSMPFFTSIPGGLYPSKSIIVSGTVLPSAQRFHINLRCGSDIAFHLNPRFDENTVVRNTQVNGSWGSEERSLPRKMPFVRGQSFSVWIMCEGHCLKVSVDGQHLLEYCHRLKNLPAINSLEVAGDIQLTHVQT; via the exons ATGGCCTTAAGCAGCTCCCAGCCTCCCTACCTGAACCCG ATCATCCCCTTCTCTGGGAAAATCCAGGGGGGTCTCCAGGATGGACTTAAAATCACTCTCACTGGGAACGTTCTTTACTACAATGGAACCAG GTTTGCTGTGAACTTTCATTCCGGCCCCAGCGACAATGACATTGCCTTCCACTTCAACCCACGGTTCGAAGAGGGTGGGTATGTGGTCTGCAACACAAAGCAGAACGGATGCTGGGGGCCAGAGGAGAGGAAGATGCATATGCCTTTCCAGATGGGGAACCCATTTGAGCTCTGCTTCCTGGTGGACAGCTACAATTTCAAG GTGACAGTGAACGGGAGCCATTTTGTGCAGTACTCACACCGCGTGCCCTTCCACCGCGTGGACACCCTCTCCATCAGCGGTGCTGTGCACCTGTCCTACATCGGCTTCCAG tCTCCAGGCACTTGGCAGGCCAACGCGGCTCCCATT ACTCAAACTGTCATCCACACCATGCAGAGCGCCCCCGGACAGATGTTCCTT AACCCCGTCATCCCACCTATGGCGTACCCCAACCCAACCTAC TCGATGCCTTTCTTTACCTCCATCCCGGGTGGGCTGTACCCCTCCAAGAGCATCATCGTGTCTGGCACCGTCCTGCCCAGTGCCCAGAG GTTCCACATCAACCTGCGCTGTGGGAGTGACATCGCCTTCCACCTGAACCCCCGTTTCGACGAGAACACCGTGGTCCGCAACACACAGGTCAACGGCTCTTGGGGGTCCGAGGAGCGAAGCCTGCCCCGAAAAATGCCTTTTGTCCGAGGCCAGAGCTTCTCG GTGTGGATCATGTGTGAAGGCCACTGCCTCAAGGTGTCCGTGGACGGTCAGCACCTGCTTGAATACTGCCACCGCCTGAAGAACCTGCCTGCCATCAACAGCCTGGAGGTGGCGGGTGACATCCAGCTGACCCATGTGCAGACATAG
- the LGALS9 gene encoding galectin-9 isoform X1, producing MALSSSQPPYLNPIIPFSGKIQGGLQDGLKITLTGNVLYYNGTRFAVNFHSGPSDNDIAFHFNPRFEEGGYVVCNTKQNGCWGPEERKMHMPFQMGNPFELCFLVDSYNFKVTVNGSHFVQYSHRVPFHRVDTLSISGAVHLSYIGFQNMRATPMQPAFSTVQFSQTACFPPRPKGRKPKSPGTWQANAAPITQTVIHTMQSAPGQMFLNPVIPPMAYPNPTYSMPFFTSIPGGLYPSKSIIVSGTVLPSAQRFHINLRCGSDIAFHLNPRFDENTVVRNTQVNGSWGSEERSLPRKMPFVRGQSFSVWIMCEGHCLKVSVDGQHLLEYCHRLKNLPAINSLEVAGDIQLTHVQT from the exons ATGGCCTTAAGCAGCTCCCAGCCTCCCTACCTGAACCCG ATCATCCCCTTCTCTGGGAAAATCCAGGGGGGTCTCCAGGATGGACTTAAAATCACTCTCACTGGGAACGTTCTTTACTACAATGGAACCAG GTTTGCTGTGAACTTTCATTCCGGCCCCAGCGACAATGACATTGCCTTCCACTTCAACCCACGGTTCGAAGAGGGTGGGTATGTGGTCTGCAACACAAAGCAGAACGGATGCTGGGGGCCAGAGGAGAGGAAGATGCATATGCCTTTCCAGATGGGGAACCCATTTGAGCTCTGCTTCCTGGTGGACAGCTACAATTTCAAG GTGACAGTGAACGGGAGCCATTTTGTGCAGTACTCACACCGCGTGCCCTTCCACCGCGTGGACACCCTCTCCATCAGCGGTGCTGTGCACCTGTCCTACATCGGCTTCCAG AACATGCGAGCAACCCCTATGCAGCCTGCCTTCTCCACGGTGCAGTTCTCCCAGACTGCCTGTTTCCCACCCAGGCCCAAAGGGCGAAAGCCAAAA tCTCCAGGCACTTGGCAGGCCAACGCGGCTCCCATT ACTCAAACTGTCATCCACACCATGCAGAGCGCCCCCGGACAGATGTTCCTT AACCCCGTCATCCCACCTATGGCGTACCCCAACCCAACCTAC TCGATGCCTTTCTTTACCTCCATCCCGGGTGGGCTGTACCCCTCCAAGAGCATCATCGTGTCTGGCACCGTCCTGCCCAGTGCCCAGAG GTTCCACATCAACCTGCGCTGTGGGAGTGACATCGCCTTCCACCTGAACCCCCGTTTCGACGAGAACACCGTGGTCCGCAACACACAGGTCAACGGCTCTTGGGGGTCCGAGGAGCGAAGCCTGCCCCGAAAAATGCCTTTTGTCCGAGGCCAGAGCTTCTCG GTGTGGATCATGTGTGAAGGCCACTGCCTCAAGGTGTCCGTGGACGGTCAGCACCTGCTTGAATACTGCCACCGCCTGAAGAACCTGCCTGCCATCAACAGCCTGGAGGTGGCGGGTGACATCCAGCTGACCCATGTGCAGACATAG
- the LGALS9 gene encoding galectin-9 isoform X3, which translates to MALSSSQPPYLNPIIPFSGKIQGGLQDGLKITLTGNVLYYNGTRFAVNFHSGPSDNDIAFHFNPRFEEGGYVVCNTKQNGCWGPEERKMHMPFQMGNPFELCFLVDSYNFKVTVNGSHFVQYSHRVPFHRVDTLSISGAVHLSYIGFQSPGTWQANAAPITQTVIHTMQSAPGQMFLNPVIPPMAYPNPTYSMPFFTSIPGGLYPSKSIIVSGTVLPSAQRCGSCVKATASRCPWTVSTCLNTATA; encoded by the exons ATGGCCTTAAGCAGCTCCCAGCCTCCCTACCTGAACCCG ATCATCCCCTTCTCTGGGAAAATCCAGGGGGGTCTCCAGGATGGACTTAAAATCACTCTCACTGGGAACGTTCTTTACTACAATGGAACCAG GTTTGCTGTGAACTTTCATTCCGGCCCCAGCGACAATGACATTGCCTTCCACTTCAACCCACGGTTCGAAGAGGGTGGGTATGTGGTCTGCAACACAAAGCAGAACGGATGCTGGGGGCCAGAGGAGAGGAAGATGCATATGCCTTTCCAGATGGGGAACCCATTTGAGCTCTGCTTCCTGGTGGACAGCTACAATTTCAAG GTGACAGTGAACGGGAGCCATTTTGTGCAGTACTCACACCGCGTGCCCTTCCACCGCGTGGACACCCTCTCCATCAGCGGTGCTGTGCACCTGTCCTACATCGGCTTCCAG tCTCCAGGCACTTGGCAGGCCAACGCGGCTCCCATT ACTCAAACTGTCATCCACACCATGCAGAGCGCCCCCGGACAGATGTTCCTT AACCCCGTCATCCCACCTATGGCGTACCCCAACCCAACCTAC TCGATGCCTTTCTTTACCTCCATCCCGGGTGGGCTGTACCCCTCCAAGAGCATCATCGTGTCTGGCACCGTCCTGCCCAGTGCCCAGAG GTGTGGATCATGTGTGAAGGCCACTGCCTCAAGGTGTCCGTGGACGGTCAGCACCTGCTTGAATACTGCCACCGCCTGA